A window of Ananas comosus cultivar F153 linkage group 4, ASM154086v1, whole genome shotgun sequence contains these coding sequences:
- the LOC109709185 gene encoding transcription factor PIF3-like isoform X2, producing MQGQSSRPKRSFVPTPFNPSYNNRFQDKDIKNEILPKQLNHFESGDPTVRHDFFTSDPLNDKDDDDDDSVPWINYPMVDDSLSNDFCSEFLAEFSGLNPNNVSISHNTDQIVRGSSSMENNHAPSKAVIGGSGGFTSRSGQLLESSQQHLNSGHAVKSKATDFGTASSIVTHSRMPQPSGTSPLLNFSHFSRPVSLAKANLESMERLRSNEKAFTAPTSSNPPESTLIQSTGGFKELRPSSANTPKEMVSLEHTQALCQQEMPRKNNNHTAVANSNCINQQGSGFAPQKGPETIVASSSVCSGNSAGAASDDPKHGLKRKDCEGEDSGNHSEDVEDESVGLKRPANVRATKAKRTRAAEVHNLSERRRRDRINEKMRALQELIPNCNKVDKASMLDEAIEYLKTLQLQVQMMSMGGSLCMPPMMLPPGMQQMHLPSMAPHYAQMGVGMGLNVRLGYGIGPLDMSSSPNCPLIPVPPIHCGTQFPCPTVPGAQVRPAMAGPGNLPMFAIPGLGAIPSAVPRIVPQLGSFSGLAVMANPVPVPASDTTTPLNCKEHREHSMNLERKKSSSDSQKTPFAPSALAQSNQTLHSSGSGGANSGNQNGT from the exons ATGCAGGGGCAGTCCAGCAGGCCCAAAAGAAGCTTTGTTCCCACTCCCTTCAACCCCTCCTACAACAACAGATTCCAAGACAAGGATATCAAAAATGAGATCTTGCCGAAGCAGCTCAATCATTTCGAATCAGGCGATCCTACGGTCCGTCATGACTTCTTCACTTCTGATCCTCTCAATGATAAAGATGACGACGATGATGATTCTGTCCCGTGGATCAACTACCCCATGGTTGATGACTCTCTGTCTAACGATTTCTGCTCGGAGTTTCTAGCTGAATTCTCAGGGCTTAATCCGAACAATGTATCTATCTCTCACAATACCGACCAGATTGTTAGAGGTTCGAGCAGCATGGAGAACAATCATGCTCCTTCGAAAGCTGTTATAGGAGGGTCAGGTGGTTTTACAAGTAGGAGCGGCCAGCTACTCGAGTCGTCTCAGCAACACCTGAACTCAGGTCATGCTGTGAAGTCCAAAGCAACTGATTTTGGCACCGCAAGTAGCATTGTGACCCACTCTAGAATGCCGCAACCGAGCGGCACTTCGCCTCTGCTGAACTTCTCCCATTTCTCAAGGCCCGTTTCTCTCGCCAAAGCCAATCTAGAGAGCATGGAGAGATTGAGAAGCAATGAGAAGGCATTCACTGCACCAACTAGCTCCAATCCTCCAGAGTCTACATTAATCCAATCTACAGGTGGCTTTAAAGAGTTGAGACCATCATCAGCAAATACTCCAAAAGAAATGGTCTCACTCGAGCATACGCAGGCTCTTTGTCAGCAAGAGATGcccagaaaaaataataatcacaCTGCAGTGGCGAATAGTAATTGCATTAATCAGCAGGGTTCAGGTTTTGCACCTCAAAAGGGTCCTGAAACAATTGTTGCATCTTCCTCTGTATGTTCTGGCAATAGTGCTGGGGCGGCATCTGATGATCCTAAACATGGATTGAAGAGGAAGGATTGCGAGGGAGAGGATTCTGGTAATCATAGCGAA GATGTTGAAGATGAATCTGTGGGGCTAAAAAGACCTGCTAATGTTCGAGCCACAAAGGCTAAGAGGACTCGTGCTGCTGAAGTGCATAATTTGTCAGAAAGG CGGCGTAGGGACAGAATCAATGAGAAGATGCGTGCATTGCAAGAACTAATACCAAACTGTAACAAG GTGGATAAAGCTTCAATGCTCGATGAGGCGATTGAGTATCTCAAAACCCTTCAGCTTCAAGTTCAG ATGATGTCAATGGGCGGTAGTCTATGCATGCCTCCGATGATGCTACCTCCTGGGATGCAACAGATGCACTTGCCATCCATGGCTCCTCATTATGCCCAAATGGGTGTTGGCATGGGACTGAACGTTAGATTGGGATACGGAATAGGTCCGCTTGACATGAGTAGTTCTCCAAATTGCCCTTTAATTCCAGTCCCACCGATACACTGTGGGACACAGTTCCCTTGCCCCACAGTTCCAGGAGCTCAAGTTCGGCCTGCAATGGCTGGACCTGGCAATCTCCCAATGTTTGCAATACCTGGACTGGGGGCAATTCCATCCGCGGTGCCCCGTATTGTGCCACAATTAGGTTCTTTTTCTGGCCTTGCTGTAATGGCTAATCCAGTACCTGTACCTGCATCAGATACAACTACTCCATTGAACTGTAAAGAACATCGGGAGCATAGCATGAACTTGGAGCGTAAAAAGAGTTCCAGTGATTCGCAG AAAACACCTTTTGCACCATCTGCCTTGGCTCAAAGTAATCAGACGCTGCACAGTAGTGGAAGTGGAGGTGCTAATTCCGGTAACCAAAATGGAACTTGA
- the LOC109708445 gene encoding auxin-responsive protein IAA4 isoform X2, with protein sequence MGGKGESPSSSIDSSSHPVLSTTSSLSQPRRRDLSTDLRLGLSLSSSSLLDSSSNSRSTLAEKANRGHSSTFFVKVYMEGIPIGRKLDLFAHGGYDDLIGTLSRMFKTTITYPPDIDQVVSNKNHVLTYEDKEGDWMMVGDVPWELFLTTVKKLKITRADRC encoded by the exons ATGGGAGGAAAGGGTGAATCCCCTTCTTCTTCGATAGACAGCAGCAGCCACCCTGTTCTCTCCACAACATCCTCTCTTTCACAGCCAAGAAGAAGAGATTTGAGCACAGATCTTAGGCTAGGACTCagcctgtcgtcctcctccctGCTGGATAGTTCGTCCAATTCGAG GAGCACGCTCGCGGAGAAGGCAAATCGAGGGCATTCGTCAACATTTTTCGTAAAGGTTTACATGGAGGGCATTCCAATTGGAAGGAAGCTCGATCTATTTGCGCACGGCGGATACGATGACCTTATTGGGACGCTTAGCCGCATGTTTAAAACTACCATTACAT ATCCTCCTGATATCGACCAAGTAGTCTCCAACAAGAATCACGTGTTGACCTACGAAGACAAGGAAGGAGACTGGATGATGGTTGGAGATGTGCCATGGGA GCTGTTTTTGACCACTGTGAAGAAACTGAAGATCACCAGAGCTGATCGATGCTAG
- the LOC109708595 gene encoding chitinase 10-like: protein MPCTSHIEAINYLHVAMASSSLTTPTALIFFRPSRLFFLLLVLLISFSRSPFPSLAEARYGSYGYPGVSSIVSEELFNSLFLHKDDSACPARGFYNYSSFIQATHCFPKFGNTGDLDTRKREIAAFFGQISHETTGGWATAPDGPYAWGLCYKEEVNPQSNYCDSTDKKWPCYPGKSYFGRGPIQLSWNFNYGPAGRALGFDGLKNPEVVANNSVIAFKTAIWFWMTPRKPKPSCHDVMVGRFRPTPADIQANRTAGFGLVTNIVNGGLECGIPNDSRVNDRIGYYKRYAQILGVDVGPNLDCAYQKHY, encoded by the exons ATGCCATGCACCTCACATATTGAAGCCATTAATTACTTGCATGTAGCCATGGCCTCTTCTTCTCTTACCACTCCCACAGCATTAATCTTCTTTAGGCCATCTCgtctcttcttccttctcctggTACTCTTAATCTCCTTCTCACGGTCTCCGTTTCCCTCCTTGGCGGAGGCTCGTTACGGTTCTTATGGCTACCCGGGCGTCTCATCGATAGTGTCCGAGGAGCTCTTCAATTCGCTCTTTCTCCACAAAGATGACAGCGCGTGTCCCGCAAGGGGATTCTACAACTACTCCTCCTTCATTCAGGCTACTCATTGCTTCCCAAAGTTTGGCAACACCGGCGACTTGGATACTCGCAAGCGTGAGATCGCTGCATTCTTTGGGCAGATCTCTCACGAGACCACCG GAGGGTGGGCGACTGCGCCGGATGGACCATACGCGTGGGGTCTCTGCTACAAGGAGGAGGTGAATCCGCAGAGCAACTACTGCGACTCCACCGACAAAAAGTGGCCCTGCTACCCGGGCAAGTCCTACTTCGGTCGAGGGCCCATCCAACTCTCCTG GAACTTCAACTACGGGCCGGCGGGTCGGGCCTTAGGCTTTGATGGGCTGAAGAACCCGGAGGTGGTGGCGAACAACTCGGTCATCGCGTTCAAGACCGCGATCTGGTTCTGGATGACCCCGCGGAAGCCCAAGCCGTCGTGCCACGACGTCATGGTGGGGCGGTTCAGGCCCACCCCTGCGGACATCCAGGCGAACCGCACCGCCGGGTTCGGGCTGGTCACCAACATCGTCAACGGCGGGCTCGAGTGCGGGATCCCCAATGATAGCCGGGTCAATGACCGGATCGGGTACTACAAGCGATACGCCCAGATACTCGGCGTGGACGTAGGCCCCAACCTAGATTGTGCTTACCAGAAGcattactaa
- the LOC109709185 gene encoding transcription factor PIF3-like isoform X3, whose product MTNNSSSDRSSFMPDNDFVELLWEDGQIVMQGQSSRPKRSFVPTPFNPSYNNRFQDKDIKNEILPKQLNHFESGDPTVRHDFFTSDPLNDKDDDDDDSVPWINYPMVDDSLSNDFCSEFLAEFSGLNPNNVSISHNTDQIVRGSSSMENNHAPSKAVIGGSGGFTSRSGQLLESSQQHLNSGHAVKSKATDFGTASSIVTHSRMPQPSGTSPLLNFSHFSRPVSLAKANLESMERLRSNEKAFTAPTSSNPPESTLIQSTGGFKELRPSSANTPKEMVSLEHTQALCQQEMPRKNNNHTAVANSNCINQQGSGFAPQKGPETIVASSSVCSGNSAGAASDDPKHGLKRKDCEGEDSGNHSEDVEDESVGLKRPANVRATKAKRTRAAEVHNLSERRRRDRINEKMRALQELIPNCNKVDKASMLDEAIEYLKTLQLQVQMMSMGGSLCMPPMMLPPGMQQMHLPSMAPHYAQMGVGMGLNVRLGYGIDTTTPLNCKEHREHSMNLERKKSSSDSQKTPFAPSALAQSNQTLHSSGSGGANSGNQNGT is encoded by the exons ATGACCAACAATAGCTCGTCCGATCGTTCATCCTTCAT GCCTGATAATGACTTTGTCGAGCTGTTGTGGGAGGACGGTCAGATCGTGATGCAGGGGCAGTCCAGCAGGCCCAAAAGAAGCTTTGTTCCCACTCCCTTCAACCCCTCCTACAACAACAGATTCCAAGACAAGGATATCAAAAATGAGATCTTGCCGAAGCAGCTCAATCATTTCGAATCAGGCGATCCTACGGTCCGTCATGACTTCTTCACTTCTGATCCTCTCAATGATAAAGATGACGACGATGATGATTCTGTCCCGTGGATCAACTACCCCATGGTTGATGACTCTCTGTCTAACGATTTCTGCTCGGAGTTTCTAGCTGAATTCTCAGGGCTTAATCCGAACAATGTATCTATCTCTCACAATACCGACCAGATTGTTAGAGGTTCGAGCAGCATGGAGAACAATCATGCTCCTTCGAAAGCTGTTATAGGAGGGTCAGGTGGTTTTACAAGTAGGAGCGGCCAGCTACTCGAGTCGTCTCAGCAACACCTGAACTCAGGTCATGCTGTGAAGTCCAAAGCAACTGATTTTGGCACCGCAAGTAGCATTGTGACCCACTCTAGAATGCCGCAACCGAGCGGCACTTCGCCTCTGCTGAACTTCTCCCATTTCTCAAGGCCCGTTTCTCTCGCCAAAGCCAATCTAGAGAGCATGGAGAGATTGAGAAGCAATGAGAAGGCATTCACTGCACCAACTAGCTCCAATCCTCCAGAGTCTACATTAATCCAATCTACAGGTGGCTTTAAAGAGTTGAGACCATCATCAGCAAATACTCCAAAAGAAATGGTCTCACTCGAGCATACGCAGGCTCTTTGTCAGCAAGAGATGcccagaaaaaataataatcacaCTGCAGTGGCGAATAGTAATTGCATTAATCAGCAGGGTTCAGGTTTTGCACCTCAAAAGGGTCCTGAAACAATTGTTGCATCTTCCTCTGTATGTTCTGGCAATAGTGCTGGGGCGGCATCTGATGATCCTAAACATGGATTGAAGAGGAAGGATTGCGAGGGAGAGGATTCTGGTAATCATAGCGAA GATGTTGAAGATGAATCTGTGGGGCTAAAAAGACCTGCTAATGTTCGAGCCACAAAGGCTAAGAGGACTCGTGCTGCTGAAGTGCATAATTTGTCAGAAAGG CGGCGTAGGGACAGAATCAATGAGAAGATGCGTGCATTGCAAGAACTAATACCAAACTGTAACAAG GTGGATAAAGCTTCAATGCTCGATGAGGCGATTGAGTATCTCAAAACCCTTCAGCTTCAAGTTCAG ATGATGTCAATGGGCGGTAGTCTATGCATGCCTCCGATGATGCTACCTCCTGGGATGCAACAGATGCACTTGCCATCCATGGCTCCTCATTATGCCCAAATGGGTGTTGGCATGGGACTGAACGTTAGATTGGGATACGGAATAG ATACAACTACTCCATTGAACTGTAAAGAACATCGGGAGCATAGCATGAACTTGGAGCGTAAAAAGAGTTCCAGTGATTCGCAG AAAACACCTTTTGCACCATCTGCCTTGGCTCAAAGTAATCAGACGCTGCACAGTAGTGGAAGTGGAGGTGCTAATTCCGGTAACCAAAATGGAACTTGA
- the LOC109709055 gene encoding charged multivesicular body protein 7, with amino-acid sequence MDIGLGSRCSGGPERSSSSSSSSSGAPVAAAAEVEEAVRREVGADWDDEEAWTARFKAFSGQRSDWEPKFVFWRNLILDVARRLGLCIVPASQVKNSWFSRGGLTPLCMERVLHEMHASGDILLRGDLTDPTSGHLYRIFRRVRQMVGTFGSSALQDNSEDILILKPLLQERAADVIKIISEAHWISTCVITLSKFRSFCKGPDEASAVLCYISGCGKAHYLAIRKDDFIEGVKLSLVEASVPAISRLDYDVLHLTWTTEKLQQQLEVLDRRWEISRKMALACFKSGNKQASYRHIRQCKLLQENRVKCISLVERVDEVLCLIANAESTKKVSEAIQVGARAIKEHRISIEEVHHHLQELDAVVAAQKQVDAVLEVVPLQSVDIEEEDIEAEFQKLEKELEEAAPEPEAREPMAKQGEEAGPQQSVDSLSDNLSNLHLEAA; translated from the exons ATGGACATAGGGTTGGGTTCCCGTTGCTCCGGCGGGCCCGAgagatcctcctcctcctcctcctcctcctccggggcccccgtggcggcggcggcggaggtggaggaggcggTGAGGAGGGAGGTGGGGGCGGACTGGGACGACGAGGAGGCGTGGACGGCGCGCTTCAAGGCATTCAGCGGGCAGAGGTCGGATTGGGAACCCAAGTTCGTGTTCTGGAGAAATCTCATCCTCGACGTCGCTCGCCGCCTCGGCCTCTGCATCGTCCCTGCCTCCCAG gtGAAGAATTCTTGGTTTTCCCGAGGAGGTTTGACGCCTTTGTGCATGGAGCGAGTTTTG CATGAAATGCATGCCAGCGGTGACATTTTACTAAGAGGAGATCTGACTGATCCAACCAGTGGGCATCTATATCGGATATTTAGAAGAGTGAGGCAAATGGTTGGTACGTTTGGATCATCAGCGCTGCAAGATAACTCAGAAGATATTCTCATTCTAAAGCCACTACTTCAA GAAAGAGCAGCTGATGTTATCAAGATTATAAGTGAGGCCCATTGGATTTCAACCTGCGTCATTACACTTAGTAAGTTCCGGAGCTTCTGTAAGGGGCCTGACGAGGCTTCTGCAGTCCTATGTTATATATCTGGCTGCGGGAAAGCACATTATCTTGCAATAAGAAAGGACGACTTTATCGAG GGCGTGAAGCTGTCGCTTGTGGAAGCATCTGTTCCTGCTATCTCAAGGCTTGACTACGATGTTTTGCATCTGACATGGACAACAGAAAAGTTGCAGCAACAACTTGAAGTGCTGGATCGCCGCTGGGAGAT TTCAAGAAAAATGGCGTTAGCCTGTTTCAAGTCAGGGAATAAACAAGCGTCTTACAGACACATAAGGCAATGCAAGTTGTTGCAAGAAAACAGGGTGAAATGCATATCACTGGTGGAGAGGGTTGACGAAGTTCTTTGTCTCATTGCCAATGCCGAGTCCACAAAGAAG GTTTCTGAAGCTATACAAGTTGGTGCTAGAGCAATTAAGGAGCATAGGATCAGTATAGAGGAGGTTCACCACCACCTCCAAGAGCTTGACGCAGTTGTTGCAGCACAGAAGCAAGTTGATGCAGTGTTAG AAGTTGTGCCACTTCAATCAGTGGATATTGAAGAAGAAGACATTGAAGCAGAATTCCAGAAGCTGGAAAAGGAGCTTGAAGAAGCTGCCCCCGAGCCAGAAGCTCGGGAACCAATGGCAAAACAGGGGGAGGAAGCTGGACCACAACAATCGGTCGACTCATTGAGCGATAATCTGTCAAATCTCCACCTCGAAGCTGCGTAG
- the LOC109708381 gene encoding chromatin structure-remodeling complex protein BSH isoform X2 — MRSLTLWSSKAPIKFRMPTAENLIPIRLDIEVDGQRYKDAFVWNPDDPDSEVINFAKRTVKDLKLPPTFVTQIVQSVQAQLAEFRSFEGQDMHVKEKIVPLKIDLRVNNTVVRDQFLWDVSNFESDPEEFARTLCKDLNIGDPEVGPAIAVAIREQLYEIATQSVSSLREARAGKKGRRGADTFNRPGNSALDLVKYFGSKGSVIRKRKDWYLYEPIVDILSNEEVGALDAREELNAR, encoded by the exons ATGAGATCGCTGACGCTGTGGTCTTCCAAAGCCCCCATCAAGTTTAGAAT GCCTACCGCGGAAAATCTTATTCCTATACGTTTGGATATCGAAGTTGACGGTCAGCGGTACAAAGATGCTTTCGTGTGGAATCCTGATG ATCCTGATTCAGAAGTGATCAATTTCGCGAAAAGGACTGTGAAGGATCTAAAGCTGCCTCCGACCTTTGTGACGCAGATTGTACAGTCAGTCCAA GCTCAACTGGCAGAGTTTCGTTCTTTTGAAGGACAAGATATGCATGTTAAGGAGAAGATAGTGCCGCTTAAG ATTGACCTAAGAGTTAATAATACTGTAGTGAGAGATCAATTCCTATGG GACGTAAGCAACTTTGAAAGCGATCCTGAAGAATTTGCGAGGACCTTATGCAAGGATTTGAATATTGGAGATCCTGAAGTTGGG CCCGCAATTGCCGTGGCCATCCGGGAGCAACTTTATGAG ATAGCAACTCAAAGTGTTTCCTCTCTAAGAGAAGCCAGAGCGGGGAAAAAAGGTCGCCGAGGAGCAGATACTTTTAATAG ACCGGGCAACAGTGCCTTGGACTTGGTGAAGTATTTTGGCAGCAAAGGGAGTGTCATTCG AAAAAGGAAGGACTGGTATTTGTATGAGCCGATTGTTGATATCTTATCAAATGAAGAAGTTGGCGCTCTTGATGCAAGGGAGGAGCTGAATGCTCGGTGA
- the LOC109708445 gene encoding auxin-responsive protein IAA4 isoform X1, giving the protein MGGKGESPSSSIDSSSHPVLSTTSSLSQPRRRDLSTDLRLGLSLSSSSLLDSSSNSRDQRSDWPPIKPLLRSTLAEKANRGHSSTFFVKVYMEGIPIGRKLDLFAHGGYDDLIGTLSRMFKTTITYPPDIDQVVSNKNHVLTYEDKEGDWMMVGDVPWELFLTTVKKLKITRADRC; this is encoded by the exons ATGGGAGGAAAGGGTGAATCCCCTTCTTCTTCGATAGACAGCAGCAGCCACCCTGTTCTCTCCACAACATCCTCTCTTTCACAGCCAAGAAGAAGAGATTTGAGCACAGATCTTAGGCTAGGACTCagcctgtcgtcctcctccctGCTGGATAGTTCGTCCAATTCGAG GGATCAACGATCTGACTGGCCACCGATCAAACCACTTCTTAGGAGCACGCTCGCGGAGAAGGCAAATCGAGGGCATTCGTCAACATTTTTCGTAAAGGTTTACATGGAGGGCATTCCAATTGGAAGGAAGCTCGATCTATTTGCGCACGGCGGATACGATGACCTTATTGGGACGCTTAGCCGCATGTTTAAAACTACCATTACAT ATCCTCCTGATATCGACCAAGTAGTCTCCAACAAGAATCACGTGTTGACCTACGAAGACAAGGAAGGAGACTGGATGATGGTTGGAGATGTGCCATGGGA GCTGTTTTTGACCACTGTGAAGAAACTGAAGATCACCAGAGCTGATCGATGCTAG
- the LOC109709185 gene encoding transcription factor PIF3-like isoform X1 produces the protein MTNNSSSDRSSFMPDNDFVELLWEDGQIVMQGQSSRPKRSFVPTPFNPSYNNRFQDKDIKNEILPKQLNHFESGDPTVRHDFFTSDPLNDKDDDDDDSVPWINYPMVDDSLSNDFCSEFLAEFSGLNPNNVSISHNTDQIVRGSSSMENNHAPSKAVIGGSGGFTSRSGQLLESSQQHLNSGHAVKSKATDFGTASSIVTHSRMPQPSGTSPLLNFSHFSRPVSLAKANLESMERLRSNEKAFTAPTSSNPPESTLIQSTGGFKELRPSSANTPKEMVSLEHTQALCQQEMPRKNNNHTAVANSNCINQQGSGFAPQKGPETIVASSSVCSGNSAGAASDDPKHGLKRKDCEGEDSGNHSEDVEDESVGLKRPANVRATKAKRTRAAEVHNLSERRRRDRINEKMRALQELIPNCNKVDKASMLDEAIEYLKTLQLQVQMMSMGGSLCMPPMMLPPGMQQMHLPSMAPHYAQMGVGMGLNVRLGYGIGPLDMSSSPNCPLIPVPPIHCGTQFPCPTVPGAQVRPAMAGPGNLPMFAIPGLGAIPSAVPRIVPQLGSFSGLAVMANPVPVPASDTTTPLNCKEHREHSMNLERKKSSSDSQKTPFAPSALAQSNQTLHSSGSGGANSGNQNGT, from the exons ATGACCAACAATAGCTCGTCCGATCGTTCATCCTTCAT GCCTGATAATGACTTTGTCGAGCTGTTGTGGGAGGACGGTCAGATCGTGATGCAGGGGCAGTCCAGCAGGCCCAAAAGAAGCTTTGTTCCCACTCCCTTCAACCCCTCCTACAACAACAGATTCCAAGACAAGGATATCAAAAATGAGATCTTGCCGAAGCAGCTCAATCATTTCGAATCAGGCGATCCTACGGTCCGTCATGACTTCTTCACTTCTGATCCTCTCAATGATAAAGATGACGACGATGATGATTCTGTCCCGTGGATCAACTACCCCATGGTTGATGACTCTCTGTCTAACGATTTCTGCTCGGAGTTTCTAGCTGAATTCTCAGGGCTTAATCCGAACAATGTATCTATCTCTCACAATACCGACCAGATTGTTAGAGGTTCGAGCAGCATGGAGAACAATCATGCTCCTTCGAAAGCTGTTATAGGAGGGTCAGGTGGTTTTACAAGTAGGAGCGGCCAGCTACTCGAGTCGTCTCAGCAACACCTGAACTCAGGTCATGCTGTGAAGTCCAAAGCAACTGATTTTGGCACCGCAAGTAGCATTGTGACCCACTCTAGAATGCCGCAACCGAGCGGCACTTCGCCTCTGCTGAACTTCTCCCATTTCTCAAGGCCCGTTTCTCTCGCCAAAGCCAATCTAGAGAGCATGGAGAGATTGAGAAGCAATGAGAAGGCATTCACTGCACCAACTAGCTCCAATCCTCCAGAGTCTACATTAATCCAATCTACAGGTGGCTTTAAAGAGTTGAGACCATCATCAGCAAATACTCCAAAAGAAATGGTCTCACTCGAGCATACGCAGGCTCTTTGTCAGCAAGAGATGcccagaaaaaataataatcacaCTGCAGTGGCGAATAGTAATTGCATTAATCAGCAGGGTTCAGGTTTTGCACCTCAAAAGGGTCCTGAAACAATTGTTGCATCTTCCTCTGTATGTTCTGGCAATAGTGCTGGGGCGGCATCTGATGATCCTAAACATGGATTGAAGAGGAAGGATTGCGAGGGAGAGGATTCTGGTAATCATAGCGAA GATGTTGAAGATGAATCTGTGGGGCTAAAAAGACCTGCTAATGTTCGAGCCACAAAGGCTAAGAGGACTCGTGCTGCTGAAGTGCATAATTTGTCAGAAAGG CGGCGTAGGGACAGAATCAATGAGAAGATGCGTGCATTGCAAGAACTAATACCAAACTGTAACAAG GTGGATAAAGCTTCAATGCTCGATGAGGCGATTGAGTATCTCAAAACCCTTCAGCTTCAAGTTCAG ATGATGTCAATGGGCGGTAGTCTATGCATGCCTCCGATGATGCTACCTCCTGGGATGCAACAGATGCACTTGCCATCCATGGCTCCTCATTATGCCCAAATGGGTGTTGGCATGGGACTGAACGTTAGATTGGGATACGGAATAGGTCCGCTTGACATGAGTAGTTCTCCAAATTGCCCTTTAATTCCAGTCCCACCGATACACTGTGGGACACAGTTCCCTTGCCCCACAGTTCCAGGAGCTCAAGTTCGGCCTGCAATGGCTGGACCTGGCAATCTCCCAATGTTTGCAATACCTGGACTGGGGGCAATTCCATCCGCGGTGCCCCGTATTGTGCCACAATTAGGTTCTTTTTCTGGCCTTGCTGTAATGGCTAATCCAGTACCTGTACCTGCATCAGATACAACTACTCCATTGAACTGTAAAGAACATCGGGAGCATAGCATGAACTTGGAGCGTAAAAAGAGTTCCAGTGATTCGCAG AAAACACCTTTTGCACCATCTGCCTTGGCTCAAAGTAATCAGACGCTGCACAGTAGTGGAAGTGGAGGTGCTAATTCCGGTAACCAAAATGGAACTTGA
- the LOC109708381 gene encoding chromatin structure-remodeling complex protein BSH isoform X1 yields MRSLTLWSSKAPIKFRMPTAENLIPIRLDIEVDGQRYKDAFVWNPDDPDSEVINFAKRTVKDLKLPPTFVTQIVQSVQAQLAEFRSFEGQDMHVKEKIVPLKIDLRVNNTVVRDQFLWDVSNFESDPEEFARTLCKDLNIGDPEVGPAIAVAIREQLYEIATQSVSSLREARAGKKGRRGADTFNRPGNSALDLVKYFGSKGSVIRKRKDWYLYEPIVDILSNEEVGALDAREELNARLKRKLDEKE; encoded by the exons ATGAGATCGCTGACGCTGTGGTCTTCCAAAGCCCCCATCAAGTTTAGAAT GCCTACCGCGGAAAATCTTATTCCTATACGTTTGGATATCGAAGTTGACGGTCAGCGGTACAAAGATGCTTTCGTGTGGAATCCTGATG ATCCTGATTCAGAAGTGATCAATTTCGCGAAAAGGACTGTGAAGGATCTAAAGCTGCCTCCGACCTTTGTGACGCAGATTGTACAGTCAGTCCAA GCTCAACTGGCAGAGTTTCGTTCTTTTGAAGGACAAGATATGCATGTTAAGGAGAAGATAGTGCCGCTTAAG ATTGACCTAAGAGTTAATAATACTGTAGTGAGAGATCAATTCCTATGG GACGTAAGCAACTTTGAAAGCGATCCTGAAGAATTTGCGAGGACCTTATGCAAGGATTTGAATATTGGAGATCCTGAAGTTGGG CCCGCAATTGCCGTGGCCATCCGGGAGCAACTTTATGAG ATAGCAACTCAAAGTGTTTCCTCTCTAAGAGAAGCCAGAGCGGGGAAAAAAGGTCGCCGAGGAGCAGATACTTTTAATAG ACCGGGCAACAGTGCCTTGGACTTGGTGAAGTATTTTGGCAGCAAAGGGAGTGTCATTCG AAAAAGGAAGGACTGGTATTTGTATGAGCCGATTGTTGATATCTTATCAAATGAAGAAGTTGGCGCTCTTGATGCAAGGGAGGAGCTGAATGCTCG GTTGAAGCGAAAGTTGGACGAGAAAGAGTAG